In Macrobrachium nipponense isolate FS-2020 chromosome 36, ASM1510439v2, whole genome shotgun sequence, a genomic segment contains:
- the LOC135203281 gene encoding C-type lectin domain family 12 member A-like: MAVASCFRLLATILLLAMAGRCSSQQMDHIQLNRIADSIDDLTQVVHAQAVASLKVASQIMRLFTLMATDHLVCERGWFKLRSSCYFINEDTNTWEESRQKCIAFNSDLVKITHDDEYNFLGSE; encoded by the exons ATGGCCGTTGCTTCTTGCTTTCGTCTACTTGCGACCATTCTTCTTCTTGCAATGGCTGGTCGCTGCTCCTCGCAGCAAATGGATCATATCCAACTCAACAGAATTGCAGACTCGATTGACGACCTCACTCAGGTGGTGCATG CACAAGCGGTTGCCTCATTGAAAGTCGCCTCACAAATCATGAGATTGTTCACCTTGATGGCCACAG ATCATCTTGTCTGTGAGAGGGGTTGGTTTAAGCTGAGATCCTCCTGTTACTTCATTAATGAAGACACCAACACTTGGGAGGAGAGCCGTCAGAAGTGCATAGCCTTCAATTCTGACTTGGTCAAGATAACTCATGACGACGAGTACAACTTCCTCGGCAGTGAGTAA